AAGGGTACTAATCTAATTAGTACTTTTCATGGGCTTTTTTACGTCAAAAGAAACTCTTATTAAACGCACACATAATCCAAAATGCAAATTCGAGCGTAAATAGTATAGGAGAATATGGAGCAGTGAGCCATGGACGGCGAACTCAGCTTTTTAAACATGGACGTTTAATAGCTGACGGAATATTCTCCTATACTATTGGAGCGACTGTTAGCCAAATTAGCCAAATTAGTTAACTATATTAATTAGCCATTGCTACCTAAATAAAAGGAGGAATATCATGAATAAAAATTTATGGGAAAAATGTAAAGAATTCCACGGACATGAATGTCCAGGCCTAGCTATAGGATACCGTGCATGTGAAATAGCTATGGAAAAAATCAATTTAACATTCTCAGAAGATGAAGAATTAGTATGTATTACAGAAAATGACGCTTGCGGAGTAGATGCAGTCCAAGTCATCACAGGCTGTACAATGGGAAAAGGCAATCTTATCTACAAAGATACTGGCAAAATGGCATTTTCATTTTTTAACCGTACCAATGGAGACAGTATAAGATTGATACTAAATGAAGTTGAAAGTGAAATGACTAGAGAACAGAAAAAAATACATATATTAGAAGCACCAGCAGAAGAAGTATTCACCATAAAAAAACCAAACTATGAAGTACCTTCACGAGCAAGAATATTTAATACTGTCATATGTGAAAAATGCGGTGAAGGTGCAAAAGAAAGTAATATAAGAATTAGCAACGGAAAAAAACTATGTCTTGATTGTTATGAAGAATATACAAGAGGCTGGTAAAACATAATGATATGAAAGATGTGATAAAAATTAATTCTAGAACAGCTGTAAATAAGAATGGAATAGAAGCATATAAAAGCTATACTGCCAAGAAGGTAGCTATAGCCATATGTTCTATCATTATAATGATTATATTATCAATTATTGCTATAAATGCAGGTTCAACTAATATAAGATTTAACGAAATATTTAGAGCTATCATTGGTCAGGGGACAGAAGTCTCTAATATCGTTGTTCTGCATATCCGTTTACCAAGAATCATTGCTGCTATTGTAGCAGGTGCCGGTCTATCTGTATCAGGGTGTGTAATGCAGAATAACCTGCGAAACCCCTTAGCTTCACCATCAACATTGGGAATATCTAACGCAGCAGCTTTTGGAGCTAATCTAGCTATAATCATATTTGGGGCAGGAAGTTTTCGTAGTCTGGGAGCTGATGCAGTAATTATTAATAATCCCTATATCGTAACCTTATCGGCTTTTACCCTATCCATGACAGCGGCTTTTGTCATTTTATTACTAGCTAAGTTGCGAAGTTTTTCGCCCCAATCAATTATATTAGCGGGTGTTGCACTAGGTTCGCTTTTCTCTGCTGGAACTACTTTGATCCAATATTTTGCTGATGATGTACAGGTGGCTGCAGCGGTCTTCTGGACATTCGGTGACCTAGGCAGAGTATCATGGAATGAAGTAATAATAATGGCTGTTGTTATAGGTATTGCCTTAATATATTTCATGTTGAAAAGATGGGATTATAATGCTCTGGATAGTGGTGAAGAGTCGGCCAAAAGCCTAGGTGTCAATGTTGAAAGAGTCCGTTTTGGTGGTATGTTCGTTTCATCATTGATAACATCAGTAGCTGTTGCATTTCTTGGAATAATTGGGTTCATTGGACTCATATCTCCACAGATAGTAAGAAGAATAATTGGTGGAGATCATCGATTCTTGATACCAATATCTGCTATAACAGGTTCAATAATTCTATTATTTGCAGATACATTGGCGAGAACCATCATTGCACCAGTAATATTACCAGTAGGAGCAATAACTTCTTTTCTAGGAGCACCATTATTTTTATATCTATTGTTAAGGGGGCATAATAGAAAATGATTCTATCAGTACAAGGTTTAGAATTTAGTTACCCAAGTAATAAAGTTTTGAAAGACGTTTCATTTTCAATTAAAAAAGGAGAATGTCTTGCCATATTAGGCACTAATGGAACAGGAAAATCCACACTCCTAAAATGTATAAACAGAATTTTAAAACCTCAAAAGGGAGCAGTTTTAATAGACAAATCCGATGTTCAAAAATTAAACCAAACAGATTTGGCTAAGAGGATAGGTTATGTTTCACAGAGTAACCAGTCTTTTAGAACAACTGTATTTGATACTGTTCTTATTGGCAGAAAACCATATATTAAATGGGACGTTACGGAGAAAGATTTGAACATTGTCAATAGAGCAATAGAAATGCTTGGATTACAAGAATATTCTTTGAGATATATAGATGAATTAAGTGGCGGAGAACTGCAAAAAGTAATTATAGCCAGAGCATTGGCACAAGAGCCTAAGATTCTTATGTTTGATGAACCTACAAGCAGTCTTGACCTAAAAAATCAATTAGAAGTAATTAGTATAATTAAAGATGTAGTGAAAAACAAGAAAATCTCTGCCTTAGTTACAATACATGATCTAAACTTGGCACTAAGGTTTGCTGATAAATTCATATTACTGAAAGAGAGCAAAATATATGCAGCTGGAGGAATAGAAATAATGACTTCTCACAATATAGAGTCTGTCTATTCAGTACCAGTAAAAGTTGAAAACTTGAGCAGTAGGATGGTTGTAGTACCTATATAATGAATGCATTGAAATGAGTGTATAGATGCTTAAGTTCAATATATATAAATAAATAAGAGGAGATATCTATGAATAACAAAAACATAAAATTAGTGATTATAACTTTTTTAATAACGATAATACTTTTTATTGGCTGTACAAAATCTACAATTAGCAAAGATTCAAGTTCAGAGAGCATAACATTGACAGATATGCTGGGAAGAACTATAGGGATGGATACCAATGCTGAGAAGATAGTTGCTATTGGACCAGGAGCATTAAGGCTGTATTGCTACATAGATAGTGCAGATAAAGTAGTTGGAATAGAACAGATAGAAAAGGACCATCTTACAGGAAGACCCTATGCTCTTGCTAATGAATCATTGAAGGATTTAGAAGTCATAGGTCCAGGAGGACCAAATAATTCTCCTGACGCTGAAAAACTTTTATCAGTAAAACCTGATGTAATATTTTCAATGTATGCATATGATAAAGCTGCTGTAGATGAACTGCAAGCTAAGACTGGCATACCAGTAGTGGCATTGAGCTATGGTAAAGTATCGACTTTTGACCCCGCTGTGTATGATTCATTAGAAATCATAGGAAAAGTTATGGGTAAGGAAAATAGAGCTAGTGAAGTCATCAATTTTATGAAAGAATGTCATGATGATTTGAACAATAGAACAAAAGATCTTGAGGAAGATGAAAAATCAAATTCATATATAGGTGCTTTATCATATAAAGGAAGTCATGGTATAGAAAGTACTTATGGTGATTATTCCTTATTCAAGGCAATTAATGCAAAGAATGTTGTAGATGAAATTGGAAAAACAGGTTCTTTAATGATAGATAAAGAAAAGCTCATTGAATGGAATCCTGATAAGATATTTATTGACTATGGTGGACTTAATTTGGTAAAAGATGATTATAGCAAGAATCCAGATTTTTATAACACATTATCTGCCTTCAAAAATGGTGAGTTGTACTCACAATTGCCATATAACTTTTATCATACTAACATAGGGACTGCAATGGCAGATGCATATTATCTTGGGAAAGTTCTTTACCCTGATAGTTTCAAGGATATAGAACCTGAGGAAAAAGCAGATGAGATTTATAAATTCCTGCTAGGTAAACAAGTATATAAGAAAATGGCTGAGGATTTTGGTGAGTTCGGTAAAATCTTAATGAATTGATTAATTCTTAGGGGATAAATAATTAATATATGAAGAAAAGGAGTAGACTAGAATGAAAGTTTTATACTATGACTGTTTCGCTGGAATAAGTGGAGATATGAACTTAGGTGCATTAATAGATTTAGGTGTGGATAAAGATTATCTTATAGAAGAACTGAATAAACTGACTATATCACAAGAATTCAAGATTAAGGTTGAAACAAAGCAGAAGATGGGAATTACAGGAACGAAAGTAGATGTGATTCTAGAAAACAGTAATGATACTCATACCCATGAACATATTAATACACATTCACATCATCACGAACATGAGCATACAGAAAAACATACACATCATCATGAACATAGAAATCTAAATAGTATATATAAGATTATTGATGATAGTGATTTAAACGAGAACGTGAAGAAATTAAGTAAGGATATGTTTTTAGTTGTAGCAAAAGCTGAGGCAAAAGTACATGGGAAATCTATAGAAGAAGTCCATTTTCATGAAGTAGGAGCTGTTGATTCCATAGTTGATATTATAGGAGCAGCTATATGCATTGATGATCTCAAGGTAGATAGAATCATGTCTTCTACAGTAGAATTAGGTGGTGGATTCGTTAAATGTGCTCATGGAATCATTCCTGTTCCAGCCCCTGCAACTACAGAAATTCTTACTCACATACCTGTACACATGGGAAAAGTGAATTCTGAGACAACAACTCCTACAGGAGCTGCAATATTAAAGACTATGGTTAATGAATTTACCGATAAAATAGATTTCAAAATAATAAAAACAGGGTATGGACTAGGTACCAAAGATTTTGAAATACCAAATGTATTAAGGGCTTTTTTAGGTGAAGTTGATGATAAAGTCAAAGATGTACAGACAATGTTAGAAATCAATATTGATGATATGAATTCAGAGCTGTTTGGTTATATAGAGGATAAACTTTTTGAAAATGGAGCACTGGATGTATATAAAACACCTATCATCATGAAAAAAGGAAGACCAGCCATTAAATTAAGTGTCTTAGCTAATTCAACTAGTTTACATAAAATTGAAAATGTATTACTAGTGGAGACAACTACCTTAGGTCTTAGAAAATATACAGTTGAAAAAGTAATGCTGGACAGAGAGTTCATAATCATTTCAACAAAATATGGAGATATACCAATAAAAAAAGGACTATTAGATGGTAAAGTCATAAAAATGAAACCTGAATATGAAGTATGTAAAAGATTGGCAAAGGAAAATGAAGTACCAATAAGAACTATTTATGATGAAATATATAAATTAACTTGATTGGAGAATGCTTATGGACAAATACAATACATTAATACAGTACTTGAAAAAATTAGAAAAGGTAATAATAGCTTTTTCAGGAGGAGTGGACAGTACTTTTTTGCTGTATGCAGCAAAAGAGGCATTAGGCGATAATGTAAAGGCTGTAACAATAAACTCCCCTTATATAGCAAACTGGGAAATTGAAGAATCCATAGAATTTACACAAAAAATAGGAGTAAAACATGATTTTTTAGAGGTGGATATTGTAGAAGATATAAAGAATAATCCAATAGATAGATGCTATCTATGTAAAAAATATATCTTCCAAAAGATTAAGGAAAAGGCTAAGAATGAAAATTACAAATACATTATTGATGGAACCAATTTTGATGATATAAAAGATTATAGACCAGGTATGAAAGCATTGAAAGAATTAGAGATTGTAAGCCCCTTACTGATATGTGAGATTACTAAATCTGATATTAGAGAGATGGCGAGGAATAAACAATTAGAAGTATGGAATAAACCTTCCTATGCCTGCCTTTTGACTAGAATACCCCATGATACAGTAATAGAAAATACTACCTTATCTAGGATAGAAGAAGCAGAAAAATATTTGATGAATAAGGGTATGAGAGCATGTAGGGTGAGAGTACATGGAAACTTAGCGAGAATAGAATTGACCAAGAATGATTTAGGTAAGATATATGATGAAAAAGTAAGAGGTAATATTACTGATTATTTTTCAAAAATAGGTTTTGACTATACTACATTAGATTTACAAGGTTATAAAATGGGTAATTTCAGTATAAAAGATATTGAGGCAGGTGATAAGGATGAATGAAAAAGATATTATACAGCTGTTGGAGCAATTGAAAAATAATGATATATCTGTAGATGAAGCATATGGAGCAATAAAAGACCTGCCATTCAAGGACCTTGGTTTTGCTAAGATTGATAATCATAGAGAAATCAGAGTAGGATATCCAGAAGTGATATATTGCGAAAATAAAACTATATCTCAAGTTAGAGAAATAATAAAATTCATGTTAACTAAAAATAATAATATTTTGGCAACGAGAGCAAGTAAGGAGATGTTTGAAGAAGTTAAGGATCTCCATAAGGATTTAAGATATAACGAATTAGGAAGAACCATAACTTATGAGACAAATAAAATTCCAAGAACGGAATCTTATATTGCTATAGTTTCAGCAGGTACTTCTGATCTGGCAGTAGTTGAAGAAGCAAAAGAAACTGCCTTAATACTTGGAAACAAAGTAGAGGTAATAACTGATGTTGGTGTAGCAGGCATTCACAGGTTATATGCTAGACTAGATATCATTAGGGAAGCGAAGGTCATTATCGTAATAGCTGGTATGGAAGGAGCATTAGCCAGTGTAGTCGGAGGTTTGGTGGATAAGCCAATCATAGCAGTTCCAACAAGTGTTGGTTATGGGGCTAACTTCAATGGTTTGTCAGCGTTACTTTCCATGTTGAATAGCTGTGCATCTGGTGTTTCAGTGGTTAATATAGATAATGGATTTGGTGCGGCTTATAATGCCAGTATGATTAATAAAATATAATAAAAAACACCTTTATAAAATCTTAAGAAATAATTTATCAAAAAGCAATTTTTCCTAACCTAATTTATGATATAGTTAAGAAAAACATGAAAGGAAAGATTGATGTGGAGAACTATCCAGATAATTATAGCAAGGTACGTAATAATACTAATAGAAAACAAAATCGCCGAACAGCAACAGGTGTCATATTCTTTTTATTAAGTTGTGGTTTAATAGCT
The window above is part of the Vallitalea guaymasensis genome. Proteins encoded here:
- a CDS encoding FmdE family protein, yielding MNKNLWEKCKEFHGHECPGLAIGYRACEIAMEKINLTFSEDEELVCITENDACGVDAVQVITGCTMGKGNLIYKDTGKMAFSFFNRTNGDSIRLILNEVESEMTREQKKIHILEAPAEEVFTIKKPNYEVPSRARIFNTVICEKCGEGAKESNIRISNGKKLCLDCYEEYTRGW
- a CDS encoding FecCD family ABC transporter permease; translation: MKDVIKINSRTAVNKNGIEAYKSYTAKKVAIAICSIIIMIILSIIAINAGSTNIRFNEIFRAIIGQGTEVSNIVVLHIRLPRIIAAIVAGAGLSVSGCVMQNNLRNPLASPSTLGISNAAAFGANLAIIIFGAGSFRSLGADAVIINNPYIVTLSAFTLSMTAAFVILLLAKLRSFSPQSIILAGVALGSLFSAGTTLIQYFADDVQVAAAVFWTFGDLGRVSWNEVIIMAVVIGIALIYFMLKRWDYNALDSGEESAKSLGVNVERVRFGGMFVSSLITSVAVAFLGIIGFIGLISPQIVRRIIGGDHRFLIPISAITGSIILLFADTLARTIIAPVILPVGAITSFLGAPLFLYLLLRGHNRK
- a CDS encoding ABC transporter ATP-binding protein, with amino-acid sequence MILSVQGLEFSYPSNKVLKDVSFSIKKGECLAILGTNGTGKSTLLKCINRILKPQKGAVLIDKSDVQKLNQTDLAKRIGYVSQSNQSFRTTVFDTVLIGRKPYIKWDVTEKDLNIVNRAIEMLGLQEYSLRYIDELSGGELQKVIIARALAQEPKILMFDEPTSSLDLKNQLEVISIIKDVVKNKKISALVTIHDLNLALRFADKFILLKESKIYAAGGIEIMTSHNIESVYSVPVKVENLSSRMVVVPI
- a CDS encoding iron ABC transporter substrate-binding protein, with the protein product MNNKNIKLVIITFLITIILFIGCTKSTISKDSSSESITLTDMLGRTIGMDTNAEKIVAIGPGALRLYCYIDSADKVVGIEQIEKDHLTGRPYALANESLKDLEVIGPGGPNNSPDAEKLLSVKPDVIFSMYAYDKAAVDELQAKTGIPVVALSYGKVSTFDPAVYDSLEIIGKVMGKENRASEVINFMKECHDDLNNRTKDLEEDEKSNSYIGALSYKGSHGIESTYGDYSLFKAINAKNVVDEIGKTGSLMIDKEKLIEWNPDKIFIDYGGLNLVKDDYSKNPDFYNTLSAFKNGELYSQLPYNFYHTNIGTAMADAYYLGKVLYPDSFKDIEPEEKADEIYKFLLGKQVYKKMAEDFGEFGKILMN
- the larC gene encoding nickel pincer cofactor biosynthesis protein LarC, whose translation is MKVLYYDCFAGISGDMNLGALIDLGVDKDYLIEELNKLTISQEFKIKVETKQKMGITGTKVDVILENSNDTHTHEHINTHSHHHEHEHTEKHTHHHEHRNLNSIYKIIDDSDLNENVKKLSKDMFLVVAKAEAKVHGKSIEEVHFHEVGAVDSIVDIIGAAICIDDLKVDRIMSSTVELGGGFVKCAHGIIPVPAPATTEILTHIPVHMGKVNSETTTPTGAAILKTMVNEFTDKIDFKIIKTGYGLGTKDFEIPNVLRAFLGEVDDKVKDVQTMLEINIDDMNSELFGYIEDKLFENGALDVYKTPIIMKKGRPAIKLSVLANSTSLHKIENVLLVETTTLGLRKYTVEKVMLDREFIIISTKYGDIPIKKGLLDGKVIKMKPEYEVCKRLAKENEVPIRTIYDEIYKLT
- the larE gene encoding ATP-dependent sacrificial sulfur transferase LarE, translated to MDKYNTLIQYLKKLEKVIIAFSGGVDSTFLLYAAKEALGDNVKAVTINSPYIANWEIEESIEFTQKIGVKHDFLEVDIVEDIKNNPIDRCYLCKKYIFQKIKEKAKNENYKYIIDGTNFDDIKDYRPGMKALKELEIVSPLLICEITKSDIREMARNKQLEVWNKPSYACLLTRIPHDTVIENTTLSRIEEAEKYLMNKGMRACRVRVHGNLARIELTKNDLGKIYDEKVRGNITDYFSKIGFDYTTLDLQGYKMGNFSIKDIEAGDKDE
- the larB gene encoding nickel pincer cofactor biosynthesis protein LarB codes for the protein MNEKDIIQLLEQLKNNDISVDEAYGAIKDLPFKDLGFAKIDNHREIRVGYPEVIYCENKTISQVREIIKFMLTKNNNILATRASKEMFEEVKDLHKDLRYNELGRTITYETNKIPRTESYIAIVSAGTSDLAVVEEAKETALILGNKVEVITDVGVAGIHRLYARLDIIREAKVIIVIAGMEGALASVVGGLVDKPIIAVPTSVGYGANFNGLSALLSMLNSCASGVSVVNIDNGFGAAYNASMINKI